A genomic window from Thunnus maccoyii chromosome 2, fThuMac1.1, whole genome shotgun sequence includes:
- the psip1a gene encoding PC4 and SFRS1 interacting protein 1a isoform X1 has protein sequence MARDWKPGDLIFAKMKGYPHWPARIDEVPDGAVKPSNIKFPIFFFGTHETAFLGPKDIFPYLPNKEKYAKPNKRKGFNEGLWEIENNPKVELTAPKPIPPESFTEKDSDTSPEGEEDADDKEIKSKVPGSEAEQETENEEEEEEDEEEEEEEEEEEGSLISEQGPQNQDGSLQKESTDVPKPKRGRKKKSDADQETEKEDAPASPVSPSGGEAPKRRGRKPKSEKLLLLQQQDHQGSGSEMDSVESDRKRKRAAEDKSKSGEEEKRKKKEDNKVKDAEGKEPEAKKKKQSKDDSSSGSDDEEKNKGRKKQQNSEIDKEVRRRKAEELREPNKDDGKKNEERTGVKKKEVSTDSKLQRLHSEIKISLKIDNPDVKKCLEALDEIGALQVTTQHLQKHSELIATLKKIRRFKASQDIMDKATMLYNKFKSMFLVGEGDCVLSQVLNKSLAEQRQHEEAKKGALKRVEQARENNSDKMMNGDISPEEKKQETEGEKLLEDASAGENHSPPKAQEEST, from the exons ATGGCTCGAGATTGGAAACCTGGTGATCTGATTTTCGCCAAGATGAAGGGATATCCTCACTGGCCAGCAAGA ATTGATGAAGTCCCAGATGGTGCTGTGAAGCCGTCCAACATCAAGTTCCCCATCTTCTTCTTCGGCACCCATGAAAC TGCATTTCTTGGCCCAAAAGATATCTTTCCGTACCTGCCCAACAAAGAGAAGTACGCCAAACCCAACAAGAGGAAAGGCTTCAACGAAGGATTGTGGGAGATTGAGAACAACCCAAAGGTTGAGCTCACTGCACCCAAG ccGATTCCTCCAGAATCTTTCACTGAAAAGGATTCTGACACCAGTCCAGAAGGTGAGGAGGACGCGGACGACAAAGAGATCAAATCCAAA GTTCCAGGAAGTGAGGCTGAGCAGGAGACTgagaatgaggaggaggaggaggaggatgaggaggaggaggaggaggaggaggaggaggaagggtcTCTGATCTCTGAGCAGGGTCCTCAGAACCAGGAT GGCTCACTCCAGAAAGAGTCCACAGATGTTCCTAAACccaagagaggaagaaagaaaaag AGTGACGCTGACCAGGAAACCGAGAAAGAAGATGCTCCTGCTAGTCCTGTCAGTCCTTCAG gtGGAGAGGCTCCTAAACGAAGAGGCAGGAAGCCCAAAAGTGAGAAGTTGCTTTTGCTTCAGCAGCAGGACCACCAAGGCTCAGGAAGTGAAAT GGACTCTGTTgagtcagacagaaagaggaagagggcaGCAGAGGACAAGTCCAagagtggagaggaggaaaagagaaagaagaaggaggaCAACAAAGTAAAAGATGCAGAGGGGAAGGAGCCTGAAGCCAAGAAGAAAAAGCAGTCCAAGGATGACAGCTCCTCTGGCTCCGATGATGAAGAG AAAAACAAGGGCAGGAAGAAACAGCAAAACTCAGAAATAGACAAAGAGGTGCGGCGGCGGAAAGCAGAAGAATTGAGAGA ACCAAACAAAGatgatggaaagaaaaatgaagagaggACAGGAGTCAAGAAAAAGG AAGTGTCGACTGACTCGAAACTCCAGAGACTGCACAGTGAAATCAAGATTTCACTGAAAATCGACAACCCT GATGTGAAGAAGTGCTTGGAGGCTTTGGATGAGATTGGCGCCCTTCAGGTTACAACCCAGCACCTGCAGAAGCACAGTGAACTCATCGCCACGCTCAAAAAG ATTCGCAGATTCAAGGCCAGCCAGGACATCATGGATAAGGCCACCATGTTGTATAACAAGTTTAAGAGCATGTTCTTGGTTGGAGAGGGTGACTGTGTGCTCAGCCAGGTGCTCAACAAGTCTTTGGCAGAGCAACGACAGCACGAAGAAGCCAAGAAAGGAGCACTGAAGAGAGTGGAGCAAGCCAGAGAAAACAACTCAG ACAAGATGATGAACGGTGACATTAGCCCTGAAGAGAAGAAGCAAGAGACCGAGGGTGAGAAGCTTCTGGAAGACGCCTCGGCAGGAGAAAACCACAG TCCTCCAAAAGCTCAGGAGGAGTCCACTTGA
- the psip1a gene encoding PC4 and SFRS1 interacting protein 1a isoform X2 has protein sequence MARDWKPGDLIFAKMKGYPHWPARIDEVPDGAVKPSNIKFPIFFFGTHETAFLGPKDIFPYLPNKEKYAKPNKRKGFNEGLWEIENNPKVELTAPKPIPPESFTEKDSDTSPEGEEDADDKEIKSKGSLQKESTDVPKPKRGRKKKSDADQETEKEDAPASPVSPSGGEAPKRRGRKPKSEKLLLLQQQDHQGSGSEMDSVESDRKRKRAAEDKSKSGEEEKRKKKEDNKVKDAEGKEPEAKKKKQSKDDSSSGSDDEEKNKGRKKQQNSEIDKEVRRRKAEELREPNKDDGKKNEERTGVKKKEVSTDSKLQRLHSEIKISLKIDNPDVKKCLEALDEIGALQVTTQHLQKHSELIATLKKIRRFKASQDIMDKATMLYNKFKSMFLVGEGDCVLSQVLNKSLAEQRQHEEAKKGALKRVEQARENNSDKMMNGDISPEEKKQETEGEKLLEDASAGENHSPPKAQEEST, from the exons ATGGCTCGAGATTGGAAACCTGGTGATCTGATTTTCGCCAAGATGAAGGGATATCCTCACTGGCCAGCAAGA ATTGATGAAGTCCCAGATGGTGCTGTGAAGCCGTCCAACATCAAGTTCCCCATCTTCTTCTTCGGCACCCATGAAAC TGCATTTCTTGGCCCAAAAGATATCTTTCCGTACCTGCCCAACAAAGAGAAGTACGCCAAACCCAACAAGAGGAAAGGCTTCAACGAAGGATTGTGGGAGATTGAGAACAACCCAAAGGTTGAGCTCACTGCACCCAAG ccGATTCCTCCAGAATCTTTCACTGAAAAGGATTCTGACACCAGTCCAGAAGGTGAGGAGGACGCGGACGACAAAGAGATCAAATCCAAA GGCTCACTCCAGAAAGAGTCCACAGATGTTCCTAAACccaagagaggaagaaagaaaaag AGTGACGCTGACCAGGAAACCGAGAAAGAAGATGCTCCTGCTAGTCCTGTCAGTCCTTCAG gtGGAGAGGCTCCTAAACGAAGAGGCAGGAAGCCCAAAAGTGAGAAGTTGCTTTTGCTTCAGCAGCAGGACCACCAAGGCTCAGGAAGTGAAAT GGACTCTGTTgagtcagacagaaagaggaagagggcaGCAGAGGACAAGTCCAagagtggagaggaggaaaagagaaagaagaaggaggaCAACAAAGTAAAAGATGCAGAGGGGAAGGAGCCTGAAGCCAAGAAGAAAAAGCAGTCCAAGGATGACAGCTCCTCTGGCTCCGATGATGAAGAG AAAAACAAGGGCAGGAAGAAACAGCAAAACTCAGAAATAGACAAAGAGGTGCGGCGGCGGAAAGCAGAAGAATTGAGAGA ACCAAACAAAGatgatggaaagaaaaatgaagagaggACAGGAGTCAAGAAAAAGG AAGTGTCGACTGACTCGAAACTCCAGAGACTGCACAGTGAAATCAAGATTTCACTGAAAATCGACAACCCT GATGTGAAGAAGTGCTTGGAGGCTTTGGATGAGATTGGCGCCCTTCAGGTTACAACCCAGCACCTGCAGAAGCACAGTGAACTCATCGCCACGCTCAAAAAG ATTCGCAGATTCAAGGCCAGCCAGGACATCATGGATAAGGCCACCATGTTGTATAACAAGTTTAAGAGCATGTTCTTGGTTGGAGAGGGTGACTGTGTGCTCAGCCAGGTGCTCAACAAGTCTTTGGCAGAGCAACGACAGCACGAAGAAGCCAAGAAAGGAGCACTGAAGAGAGTGGAGCAAGCCAGAGAAAACAACTCAG ACAAGATGATGAACGGTGACATTAGCCCTGAAGAGAAGAAGCAAGAGACCGAGGGTGAGAAGCTTCTGGAAGACGCCTCGGCAGGAGAAAACCACAG TCCTCCAAAAGCTCAGGAGGAGTCCACTTGA
- the snapc3 gene encoding snRNA-activating protein complex subunit 3 has translation MMASKQTTDANTNIPDYEYTDVNTQPFHIGSFRNEWLDRLRPSDFSYQPEDEEAFHANFAKEMGVSAETMTELKAVCSLDSLRCHPEDQQPDTDVVPPDPMLTTLVQRKKRQDYRASLKISKNRHDLYADELERLTVGRKSEAPDDMVPEGEVILTINVYYPAIFKRFTYVRPHMTLLMTGSHSLADLRDAICCVSDLQVCGEFSTTPDMAPDFISKDHFKSAFFFFEGVFYNDMRFPECQDISMTTIEWAKARNFPPYTQVKMEETRLVDLRVKVGFPYLYCHQGDCEHLVIITDVRLAHKNDCLDKKLYPLLTHKHRVLTQKCSVCHVYIGRWITTNDQFAPSVPCLFCDKCFRMLHYDASGNKLGDFFAYPYVDHGAFN, from the exons ATGATGGCGTCCAAACAAACGACAGACGCTAACACAAATATTCCAGATTATGAATATACTGATGTAAACACTCAACCATTTCATATCGGCTCGTTCAGAAACGAGTGGCTGGACAGACTGAGGCCGAGTGACTTCTCCTACCAGCCGGAGGACGAGGAAGCGTTTCATGCTAATTTTGCTAAAGAGATGGGTGTCAGTGCAGAGACGATGACTGAACTGAAAGCCGTCTGCAG tCTTGATTCACTGCGTTGTCATCCTGAGGATCAGCAGCCCGACACAGATGTCGTACCTCCAGACCCGATGCTGACAACACTGGT acaaaggaaaaagagacaagattacagagcttcactaaaAATCAGCAAGAATAGACACGACCTCTACGCGGATGAATTG GAGCGATTAACTGTCGGTAGGAAATCAGAAGCACCGGATGATATGGTCCCTGAAGGAGAAGTCATTCTAACCATCAACGTCTACTACCCCGCCATTTTTAAGAGA TTTACCTACGTCAGACCCCACATGACTCTGCTGATGACGGGCTCCCACAGCTTGGCAGACCTCCGGGACGCCATTTGCTGCGTCAGCGACTTGCAAGTGTGCGGAGAGTTCAGCACCACGCCGGACATGGCTCCAGACTTCATCAGCAAA GATCACTTCAAGtcagctttctttttcttcGAAGGAGTTTTCTACAACGACATGCGATTCCCCGAGTGTCAGGACATCAGCAT GACTACGATTGAATGGGCAAAGGCTCGCAACTTCCCACCTTACACACAAGTCAAGATGGAGGAGACACGGTTGGTGGATTTGAGAGTAAAAGTGGGCTTCCCCTACCTCTACTGTCATCAGGGCGACTGCGAACATCTCGTCATCATCACAGACGTCAG ACTGGCCCATAAGAATGACTGCCTGGATAAGAAGCTGTATCCCCTTCTCACTCACAAGCACCGAGTCCTCACCCAGAAGTGTTCCGTTTGCCACGTTTACATTGGCAG atggatCACTACCAACGACCAGTTCGCTCCAAGTGTCCCGTGTCTCTTTTGTGACAAGTGTTTCCGGATGCTGCACTATGACGCCAGTGGCAACAAGCTGGGAGATTTCTTTGCCTATCCCTATGTGGACCACGGTGCCTTCAACTAA